Proteins from one Solenopsis invicta isolate M01_SB unplaced genomic scaffold, UNIL_Sinv_3.0 scaffold_383, whole genome shotgun sequence genomic window:
- the LOC120359956 gene encoding protein GVQW3-like translates to MLQNAFGDKVMSKKNVYKWYKDFHEGRERVEDEERSGRPSTATDEAHVQKIKDLVLENRRLTIRDISDEIGISKGSVNSILKDVLALKRVKSRLVPKSLNFLEKRRRVEVCEAMLSDYIDKTKRIITGDKTWIYAYDPETTDQSSEYRAKEEAGIVAKQHLVFAPR, encoded by the exons ATGCTGCAGAATGCCTTTGGCGATAAGGTtatgtcgaaaaaaaatgtatacaagtgGTACAAAGACTTCCATGAAGGTCGAGAACGTGTTGAAGACGAGGAGCGTTCTGGGCGACCATCAACCGCAACCGACGAAGCTCAcgtccaaaaaattaaagatttggtGTTGGAAAACCGTCGTTTAACCATTAGAGACATTTCTGATGAGATTGGCATATCAAAAGGCTCGGTCAATTCCATTTTGAAGGATGTGTTGGCTCTCAAACGCGTCAAATCTCGACTGGTACCAAAATCAttgaattttttggaaaaaaggcGCCGCGTTGAAGTATGTGAAGCAATGCTTTCCGACTACAttgacaagacaaaacgcatTATCACTGGAGATAAGACTTGGATCTACGCTTACGATCCCGAAACAACCGACCAATCGAGTGAATATCGTGCCAAAG AAGAGGCCGGAATTGTGGCGAAACAACACTTggtttttgcaccacgataa